One Danio aesculapii chromosome 22, fDanAes4.1, whole genome shotgun sequence genomic window carries:
- the LOC130216644 gene encoding gastrula zinc finger protein XlCGF52.1-like, which translates to MHSAHQEEQKCIKIEFIEDYSENRSDPEPFRIKHEDTEAQRDLMEKSEELNEEEEKHHVKTEEPLLSCSQSKSEFPERQTANKKITCSQCGKQFPCNQTLTNHMRTHSKESPHACYQCEKSFTLEEKLNDHMRKHCGKAQHVCDLCGKSFSFKVSLKRHMSIHRGEKHTCLQCGKSFTLIGQLNYHMKIHSEETSFSCEECGKSFRGKGNLKRHMKIHTGDKPYSCAQCGKSFSYKASVNRHMSIHSGEKPYACDQCGERFRVKENLNNHVKIHSGEKLHFCEQCGKSFRINAHLKRHVKIHTGDRPYSCDQCGKSFSYKVSLKHHMSLHKEEKPYVCDQCGRSFRLKGNLKRHTKIHREDQRLAFKVHNREKPYKCKKCGKSFTYKTSFNHT; encoded by the exons ATGCATTCAGCCCACCAAGAAGAACAGAAATGTATAAAGATAGAGTTTATTGAAGATTACAGTGAGAACAGGAGTGATCCAGAACCTTTCAGAATCAAACATGAAGATACTGAAGCACAAAGAG acTTGATGGAAAAAAGTGAAGAACTGAATGAAGaggaggagaaacatcatgtcaaaactgAAGAACCCCTTTTGAGTTGCTCTCAGAGCAAAAGTGAATTTCCAGAGAGACAAACAGCCAACAAAAAAATCACTTGCTCTCAGTGTGGAAAACAGTTCCCATGCAATCAAACACTTACAAATCACATGAGAACTCACAGCAAAGAGAGTCCACACGCATGTTATCAGTGCGAGAAGAGTTTTACATTAGAAGAAAAGCTTAATGATCACATGAGAAAACACTGTGGGAAAGCGCAACACGTTTGCGatctgtgtgggaagagtttctcaTTTAAAGTAAGTCTTAAGCGTCACATGAGCATTCATAGAGGAGAGAAGCACACATGCcttcaatgtgggaagagtttcacattAATCGGACAGCTTAATTATCACATGAAAATACACAGCGAAGAGACTTCATTCTCATGTGaggagtgtgggaagagtttcagaggTAAAGGAAATCTTAAACgtcacatgaagatccacacggGAGACAAGCCGTACTCGTGTGCTCAATGTGGGAAGAGCTTCTCATATAAAGCAAGCGTCAACCGGCACATGAGCATTCACAGCGGAGAGAAGCCGTACGCGTGTGATCAATGTGGAGAACGATTCAGAGTAAAAGAAAACTTGAATAACCACGTGAAAATCCACAGCGGAGAGAAGCTGCACTTCTGTGagcagtgtgggaagagtttcagaatTAATGCGCATCTTAAACGTCACGTAAAGATTCACACAGGAGACAGGCCGTACTCATGTGAtcagtgcgggaagagtttctCATATAAAGTAAGTCTCAAACATCACATGAGCCTTCATAAGGAAGAAAAGCCATATGTGTGTGATCAATGCGGGAGGAGTTTCAGACTTAAAGGAAATCTTAAACGTCACACGAAGATCCACAGAGAAGATCAGAGACTTGCATTTAAAGTACATAACAGAGAGAAGCCTTACAAATGTAAAaagtgcgggaagagtttcacatataaaacaagttttaaccaCACATGA